The following coding sequences lie in one Azospirillum humicireducens genomic window:
- a CDS encoding 2-hydroxyacid dehydrogenase: MTLLFCSASDSAEDWRREISRHLPNLEMRVWPETGDVADIEVAVVWKPPAGMLATLPNLKLIVSLGAGVEPILQDPTLPDVPLVRMVADGLTVDMAGYVVYQVLYWHRLMDEYAALQAEARWEQLDHRPASEVTVGFLGMGELGAASAGTLRTLGYRLMGWSRSPKSIEGVESFSGADGLAAMLPRCDQLVCLLPLTDETRGILNATLFAALPKGAVVINAARGGHQVESDLLDALESGHLRGASLDVFVKEPLPADHPLWRHPKVRVTPHVAGVTHPSRCVDQVVAAVTALREGRPLPNLVDRSRGY, from the coding sequence GTGACGCTTCTGTTCTGCTCCGCCAGCGACAGCGCCGAGGATTGGCGCCGGGAAATCTCCCGCCATCTTCCCAACCTGGAGATGCGCGTCTGGCCCGAGACCGGCGATGTCGCCGACATCGAGGTGGCGGTGGTGTGGAAGCCGCCGGCCGGCATGCTGGCGACCCTGCCCAACCTGAAGCTGATCGTGTCGCTCGGCGCCGGGGTGGAGCCGATCCTGCAGGACCCGACCCTGCCGGATGTGCCGCTGGTGCGCATGGTCGCGGACGGGCTGACCGTCGATATGGCCGGCTATGTCGTTTATCAGGTGCTGTACTGGCACCGTCTGATGGACGAATACGCCGCCCTCCAGGCAGAGGCGCGGTGGGAGCAGCTGGACCATCGCCCGGCCTCCGAGGTGACGGTCGGCTTCCTGGGCATGGGCGAGCTGGGGGCGGCGTCGGCCGGCACGCTGCGGACCCTGGGATACCGCCTGATGGGCTGGAGCCGCAGTCCCAAGAGCATCGAGGGGGTGGAGAGCTTCTCCGGTGCCGATGGGCTGGCGGCGATGCTGCCGCGCTGCGACCAGTTGGTCTGCCTGCTGCCGCTGACCGACGAGACCCGCGGCATCCTGAACGCGACGCTGTTCGCAGCATTGCCCAAGGGGGCGGTGGTCATCAACGCGGCGCGCGGGGGCCATCAGGTCGAGTCGGACCTGCTCGACGCGCTGGAGAGTGGGCATCTGCGCGGCGCCAGCCTGGATGTCTTCGTGAAGGAGCCGCTGCCGGCCGACCATCCGCTCTGGCGCCATCCGAAGGTCCGCGTCACCCCACACGTCGCCGGGGTCACCCACCCGTCGCGCTGCGTCGATCAGGTGGTGGCGGCGGTGACCGCCCTGCGCGAGGGCCGGCCGCTGCCCAATCTGGTGGACCGCAGCCGGGGCTATTGA